In the Hydrogenobacter sp. genome, one interval contains:
- a CDS encoding riboflavin synthase, which yields MFTGLVEDVGKVKSLKLLPKGGVLIIETLLDDIKVGDSVSVNGVCLTVTKLEDKEISFDLSPETLKRSNLGMLSAGDPVNLERAVKVGDRLGGHILAGHIDFTSRVVSLKSLGEHYELKIYVPDAWLVYFVEKGSVGIDGISLTINSLEENLLHINIIPHTYENTNLKYRKDGDYVNVEVDLLGKYVINYLYKREGSRLDRLLEKLF from the coding sequence ATGTTTACCGGACTTGTAGAAGATGTTGGGAAAGTAAAGAGTTTGAAGCTCTTACCAAAAGGAGGCGTGCTGATCATAGAAACTCTTCTTGATGATATAAAGGTGGGAGACAGCGTATCCGTAAACGGTGTTTGTCTTACAGTTACAAAGCTTGAAGATAAAGAGATATCCTTTGACCTATCACCTGAAACCTTGAAGAGAAGCAACTTAGGTATGCTTTCTGCTGGTGATCCCGTGAACTTAGAGAGGGCGGTCAAAGTAGGTGATAGGCTTGGAGGTCATATACTCGCTGGGCATATAGACTTTACCTCAAGAGTAGTATCCTTAAAAAGCCTTGGAGAACATTACGAACTTAAAATCTACGTACCGGATGCTTGGCTTGTGTATTTTGTTGAGAAAGGCTCCGTAGGTATAGATGGTATTAGCTTGACTATAAACAGCTTGGAAGAGAATCTACTACATATAAACATTATCCCTCATACTTATGAAAATACAAACCTAAAGTACAGGAAGGATGGAGATTACGTCAACGTGGAGGTGGACTTATTAGGTAAGTATGTAATAAATTACTTATATAAAAGGGAAGGGAGCAGGTTGGACAGACTTCTTGAGAAACTCTTTTGA